One segment of Platichthys flesus chromosome 15, fPlaFle2.1, whole genome shotgun sequence DNA contains the following:
- the cchcr1 gene encoding coiled-coil alpha-helical rod protein 1 has translation MERRSAGGEKLKAPTDFTSPAVSRTVQEDLVPPSHFASSIQSAAAPRGVQVTGMTPPVSWLKPGVTSAPPGDPHPANPWLAITQAQQEILELRKENQQIRMLQENSKKGRIPADHPSDLRARSAERSEHWSRWESEWRLEAEKHKAEAERLKGQVDTLKECARRHREEIRDGDSTLNRQSLELEAMREELCKKKSELSQIRDELSHSSVQKEKISSQLERLKSESGEETARLRRDVDRRREETRELALKAEMGRSQAEEEAKQQTLRLSEHLEQIQRKQEVELQQLNASHSAELGAAKQTSSELQDRLESMTSEVLRLKSTLMEVSTERDELKEHLSQMGQAFETQSATLHSLRNYIGQLAPEKQEREQLNEVVERLNKEKATLKMTAELLTIRLKSVNEILVLQEEKMVKETLTDPHVKNRSEGLQVIQLWREKVFKLCVQLRSKDIELRGEKDEVLSKLSSLEMHLQQEQHRAGVLQHSLDDRIAELDLERVEKETLRQDLAQAHKDISQLKSQSQKLAAELKILTEAVQRFHLPFDSKVAEVDAAQSRLNTFTQRLIFAKRRVETIQALIMRGVALQKIKQASKETEEAADSLTDLQTELVLVCEERDKLTQELKRTPELIEKALADLKDQYESKRRQQQQELEQSWMEVRQAVAGREEAERSLQHSQAQLEECKGNLEKLRSELLTQQEHSEQVLQERVSEIDACCAEKLREMEVQVNTARREHTKAVMTLRQFQREEARKQDEKGGTQYLGGSHTKRKVQNVQPKEMEKEKSQLMATVAERGLTSEYTRVHAAASQNSAPPGEQRQKPSERSSSVRENVQLPAEERLLSVLEELRTLSAAVVHSSEDSAEEDEEEEGEKKPCGSIQ, from the exons aTGGAGAGACGCAGTGCTGGGGGGGAAAAGCTCAAAGCTCCCACGGACTTCACCTCCCCCGCTGTTTCAC GGACCGTCCAGGAGGACCTGGTGCCCCCGTCACATTTTGCATCGAGTATCCAGTCTGCTGCAGCCCCCAGAGGCGTTCAGGTCACCGGGATGACCCCACCCGTCTCCTGGTTAAAGCCTGGTGTAACATCAGCACCCCCGGGTGACCCCCACCCTGCCAACCCATGGCTCGCCATCACTCAGGCCCAACAGGAAATCCTGGAACTGAGGAAGGAAAACCAACAGATCAGGATGTTAcaggaaaacagcaaaaaagGAAGAATCCCTGCAGATCATCCCTCAGACCTCAGGGCGAG ATCTGCAGAGAGGAGTGAGCATTGGTCCAGATGGGAGTCGGAGTGGCGCCTGGAGGCGGAAAAGCACAAGGCCGAGGCGGAGAGGTTGAAGGGCCAGGTGGACACCCTGAAGGAGTGTgcacggagacacagagaggagattAGAGACGGAGACAGCACCCTGAACAG ACAGAGCCTGGAGTTGGAAGCGATGCGTGAAGAGCTTTGTAAGAAGAAGTCTGAACTCAGCCAAATCAGAGATGAGCTCAGTCACAGCAGTGTGCAGAAGGAGAAAATAAGCTCACAG CTTGAAAGACTAAAAAGCGAATCTGGCGAGGAAACTGCGAGGCTGAGGAGAGACgtagacaggaggagagaggaaacccGAGAGCTCGCTCTGAAGGCTGAAATGGGCCGGTCACAGGCTGAAGAGGAAGCCAAACAACAGACGCTGAGGCTTTCAGAACATTTGGAGCAAATTCAGAGGAAGCAAGAGGTGGAG CTACAACAGTTGAATGCATCCCACTCCGCAGAGTTGGGCGCAGCAAAGCAAACAAGCAGCGAGCTACAGGACCGACTTGAATCGATGACCTCAGAAGTGTTGCGGCTGAAAAGCACTCTGATGGAGGTATCTACCGAGAGAGATGAGCTGAAAGAACATCTGAG ccaaaTGGGACAAGCCTTTGAAACGCAATCTGCAACACTGCACAGCCTCAGAAATTACATCGGTCAGCTTGCCCCAGAGAAACAAGAGAGGGAACAATTAAATGAAGTGGTTGAG agGCTGAACAAAGAGAAGGCGACTCTTAAGATGACCGCAGAGCTTTTGACAATCAGGCTTAAGTCTGTGAACGAGATTCTCGTCCTTCAAGAAGAGAAAATGGTGAAGGAG ACCTTGACAGACCCACATGTAAAGAATCGATCGGAAGGCCTTCAAGTGATTCAGCTCTGGAGAGAAAAAGTGTTCAAGTTATGTGTTCAGCTTCGCTCAAAGGACATTGAATTAAGAGGAGAAAAGGATGAAGTCCTTTCAAAA cTCAGCTCTTTGGAGATGCACCTCCAGCAGGAGCAGCACCGGGCTGGTGTCCTCCAGCACAGTCTAGATGACAGGATAGCTGAGCTGGACCTGGAGAGAGTGGAAAAGGAG ACGTTAAGACAGGACTTGGCCCAGGCTCACAAGGACATCTCTCAGCTAAAGTCTCAGAGCCAGAAATTGGCGGCTGAACTTAAAATCTTGACAGAGGCCGTGCAAAG ATTCCATCTGCCATTTGATAGTAAGGTTGCAGAAGTGGACGCAGCTCAATCAAGGCTCAACACTTTCACCCAGAGGCTAATTTTCGCTAAAAGACGAGTGGAGACAATCCAAG CTTTGATCATGAGGGGAGTGGCTCTGCAGAAAATTAAGCAGGCCagtaaagagacagaagaggccGCTGACAG CCTGACAGACCTCCAGACAGAGCTCGTGTTGGtgtgtgaagagagagacaagcTCACACAGGAGCTCAAAAGAACCCCGGAGCTCATCGAGAAAGCCTTGGCCGATCTGAAAGATCAGT atgaAAGCAAACGgaggcagcagcaacaggagctggagcagagctGGATGGAGGTCCGTCAGGCTGTggctgggagagaggaggcagagaggagcctgCAGCACTCACAGGCACAGCTGGAGGAGTGCAAGGGCAACCTGGAGAAACTCCGCTCTGAGCTGCTCACCCAGCAGGAGCACAGCGAGCAGG tccTGCAGGAGAGGGTGTCTGAGATTGATGCCTGCTGTGCTGAGAAGctgagagagatggaggttcAAGTCAATACAGCCAGGAGAGAGCACACCAAAGCAG TTATGACATTGCGGCAGTTTCAGAGAGAGGAAGCaaggaaacaggatgaaaagGGAGGAACTCAGTATTTAGGGGgttcacacacaaagaggaaagtTCAGAATGTACAACCAAAGGAgatggaaaaggaaaaaagccaATTGATG GCCACTGTTGCTGAGCGAGGGCTGACGAGTGAGTACACAAGAGTTCATGCAGCAGCTTCTCAAAACTCTGCTCCTCCAGGAGAACAACGACAAAAACCTTCAGAGAGGAGTAGCTCTGTGCGGGAAAATGTCCAACTACCTGCTGAGG AGAGACTCTTGTCTGTTTTGGAGGAGCTCCGCACTCTCAGTGCAGCAGTGGTACACAGCTCGGAGGACTCtgctgaggaggatgaggaggaggagggagaaaaaaaaccatGTGGGTCCATCCAGTGA